In a single window of the Pongo abelii isolate AG06213 chromosome 1, NHGRI_mPonAbe1-v2.0_pri, whole genome shotgun sequence genome:
- the PLA2G5 gene encoding phospholipase A2 group V, producing MKGLLPLAWFLACSVPAVQGGLLDLKSMIEKVTGKNALTNYGFYGCYCGWGGRGTPKDGTDWCCWMHDHCYGRLEEKGCNIRTQSYKYRFAWGVVTCEPGPFCHVQLCACDRKLVYCLKRNLRSYNPQYQYFPNILCS from the exons ATGAAAGGCCTCCTCCCACTGGCTTGGTTCCTGGCTTGTA GTGTGCCTGCTGTGCAAGGAGGCTTGCTGGACCTAAAATCAATGATCGAGAAGGTGACAGGGAAGAATGCCCTGACAAACTATGGCTTCTACGGCTGTTATTGCGGCTGGGGCGGCCGAGGAACCCCCAAGGATGGCACCGATTG GTGCTGTTGGATGCATGACCACTGCTATGGGCGGCTGGAAGAGAAGGGCTGCAACATTCGGACACAGTCCTACAAATACAGATTCGCGTGGGGCGTGGTCACCTGCG AGCCCGGGCCCTTCTGCCATGTGCAGCTCTGTGCCTGTGACCGGAAGCTCGTCTACTGCCTCAAGAGAAACCTACGGAGCTATAACCCACAGTACCAATACTTTCCCAACATCCTCTGCTCCTAG